The Pyrus communis chromosome 14, drPyrComm1.1, whole genome shotgun sequence sequence AGTGGCAGGGGCATttgtcaatccaaatggcatcaCTAAAAATTCATAATGTCCATCATGAGTATGAAATACAGTTTTTTCAACATCATCTGGATGCATACGCATTTGATGGTACTCTTCCCTCAAATCTAACTTGGAGAAAAAGTGAGCACCAAATAATTCATCTAACAATTCATCTATCAAAGGGATAGGAAACTTATCTTTGATACACATGCGCCAAGTACCTTCCTTTTTCCTCACCAATATCATTGGAGAAGAGTGGACTGTTGCTCACCTTTGTACACCCAGCTTGTAACAATTCCGCAACACATTTCTCAATCTCAGGCTTTTGAATAAGACCATATCTATAAGGTCTACTGTTTGGAGGTATACTGCCATGAATGAGTGGAATTTTGTGGTCATGACTTCTATGAGAAGGTAATGACTGTGGGGTAAGAAACACCATTTCTTAATTCTATAACAAGGTATGTAATTATTGTTGTTGCAACTCAGTGATATTCTGAACCTACTATTCACCATTCCCAAATGATAAGAACTAAGATCATCAAGTTCAACAGGATAAAGAACTTCACCAATTGTTGTATCTTGTGAAAATAATTTCTGCATTTGTAAAGCAGATATGTCTTACAATTCTTCTTTAGGCACCCCTGGGCTAGCAATGCAATAAGTCTAAGAGTTGCTTGTGAACTGCATGTATAATTTGTCAAAATCCCACAGTATAAGTCCCAAAATTCTCAACCATTGTACTCCAAGAATCACATCACACTCTCCCAAAGCTACAACATATAAATCTGAAACACACTTGAAATCTTGAAGTTTGATAGGAGCCTGAGATAGAGTGCCTTGAGTAGCAACTTTTCCTCCATCTGTTATCTTTACATTAAACACATGATTAGTATCCAAGGACCCCTTCAATCTTTTCACCAACCCCACATCTATGAAATTATGGGAGTTTCCAGAATCAATGAAAATAGTAACAGGACAATTCTTAACATAACCTGTAATCTTCATTATTTGGATTGACAAAGGTGCAGTGTATCAAATAATGCACAAGCTATGATTTCagtttcttcaatctcttctTCCTCAGTCATACACAAATCAGTTTCTTGGACATCAATTAACAGTAAATGTTTCCTCCCACATGTGACCCttaacaaatttttctttacaaTGAAAGCATAGCCTATTTTTTCTACAATAATCCACTTCTTCAGGTGTTAACCTCCTAATATTGTTTGGTCTAGGCTTGTTTTCTACCCAAAATTGGAATTAACATTCTACAAAGGAAATCACACATTGGATTGAACATAGGGAGGTTTAGTGTTAGATTTCACCTTAAGATTAGCAATTTTGACATCTAACTGATGAGCAAATGCAAAAGTTTCCAGGACATCTTTTGGCTTCAACAACTTCACATCATGTCACAATTTAGGGCGTAACCGTCCCACGAAGCATGATTTGAGCAATGCAGGATTGATATCTCTTGTACGATTCGCAAATCTTCTGAATTCAGTCATATAGCCTTTGAGGGTATCCACTTGGTGCAATTTCACCAAGCTTTCTGTAGAATCTTTCAACTCCAAATGACCAAATTCTTGACATAATATTGTAGTGAAATCATCCTAATTGGGGTATTTTGTCAAACACCTCGCCCACTGGAACCACTGCAAAGATGCACCTTCCATGTGAAAGGAATCTAATTTCACCTTCTTGGAGTCTTCAACGTTGAAGAACTTGAAATAGTGCTCTTCCCTATATATCCAACCTAATAGATCATCTTTTTCGTTGAATCTCGAAAATTCTAACTTCAAGAATAGTGGTCGCAATTACTTATTGAAATTGGGACCAAAATCATGGCGATTCTAGGTATTGTTCATGTGATCTGGGAAAGGATTGTCACCCAGCGTTGCTTTTGATGATTCGCCCCAAGAACCCTCATTTCCTCATGCCAAAAGGTTCTGCAACTGCACCAAGATCAGCTCCTGAGTTGCTTTCACCTCATCTTGAGAAATCTTGAACTCCTCGATCTTAGTTTCTAGGCTCGAAACCCTGGACTCCATATTTTTCCATGAAGCTTGTCGCGTCATACAATAGCGAAGGATTGAGAGGAACAAACTGGCTGATACCAATGTTAAAACCTAACTCTACTTCTTTCTCAATTACACAGTAACTTGTATTACAGAGAAGACTATTACAACATCAACGATTACTTCTTCTACCAATCACTTATTTATACTAACTAATATGTAACAAACCCAACAACTTAACCCAAATTTGTTACTAGCAATGGACACATGTACAATCAAGATGATGCCACTTGGCATCATAATAGTACTCCGACGGATAGAGAATGAGGTTGATTGGAGAGTGTGATTGAATCCAGATCGGACTGCCTACATATCTCCAGGGATGGATAAGGAAATCACTAGTATAGTTCtaagaaaaaattatgtatGATGCATGCTACATTAGAATAGATCCTTGACAAAGGTACTCTGGCTTAGGCACATAGGAGATGATCCTCCATGTCTACGCATAAATGAATAGTGTGTAGAGAGAATATTAGCTCTCGTAAAGTATATTAGATGACCAGAGACTCTCAAATAAATACCCAAGATAGAATAtttatagagatcttgagaaagtAATCCCTATTAAATCAAAGACTATCTAAAAGAGAATATATGATAAATTATTTAATCCTCCTAGGATTGTGATTAAGTTGCTTAATTTCCAATATATCCTAACTTGACATGAATTATGATTTCCTTACTTGGGAGACAAGTAATATACGCAACAGACTAAGGCTAAGTCCAATTGGTTGAAAAGTCTGATTAGTCCGATAGTCCGAGAGTTATTAACTATGGGTATTCCGGCCTTTTTTGCCACCCTGTGTGCCACGTGTTATGGCCCAAATTCATGGTCCTACACAATATATTATTAGATCGAGACGCCAAATAACGATGAACCCGTTTTACATAAGTTGTACTCACGTTGCTATCTTTTGTAGCTTCCATCCACGTGACCATCACGTTCatttaggtatcgtttggtatgcatacgggacgggacaggacggaacagaacggagcgggagcaaagatgccctcggatggaaacaaggaggaagaagaaggagacggagaggttataattttgtgttccacggatgtggaacgagtcgttccagggggttgaggtggaacgaaaattcacccaaaactcatcccgtggaacagctcgttccacccattTTAGACGTACCAAACGTGAGACGGAAcgtcttgtcccactctgttccgttcCTTCCCACATACCAAACGGTAACTAGGTCCATTCCTGTTCCGTGCCCTTCACTCCGCCCAAACCCCCTCTCTCTCAAACAAACCAACCTCGACACGCAAAAGCAAGACAAAAACCGCAAGAAAAAGCAAGGCACAGAACCCAAACCCAACTCTCTCTGTTAAACCCCTTTAaatttcatctctctctctctctctctctctgaaaacAAACAGCAGTgagacaaggacaaagaaagaagagatggatgcGGTTTCGAAGGACGCTCAGCTTTCTATAGCGGCCTTTTCGATGTTTCCGGGGTTTAGATTTTCACCGACGGACGAGGAATTGATTTCCTACTACCTTAAGAACAAGTTGGAGGGACCGGCACCCGGGAAGACGGTGGAGGTCATCTCCGAGGTTGATATCTGCAACTTCGAGCCCTGCGACTTGCCAGGTTTGTTGGGTTTTACTCATTTTTTTAGTtctccattttatttttctgaaagttttgatttttcttcttcGAATTTTTAGGAATTGGGTATTGTTTGTTGGGTTTTTACTTTTAATAGCTATTATTCGAAAAGATTAAGGAAACACTGATTAAGAATGATATTGATATTTGTTTTATGGAGTTTTGCGTTTGTGTGCTGACAGCGACAGCGACAGCGTTGAATTGGATttattcaatgtttttgtcaTGGAAAATACGAAAGAGATGTCCTTTTCATTCTCTTATATTCCATGTTGGTTTGTAGTTCTTGCATACGATAATTGCAAACCAAATGCGAAACaagcacattaatcaacacttaattaataatccaatcatctacaaTCACGtcatttggttttaaaaatttggtctccctagcattacttttACTCTAATTGTTATGCAGAGTGACTAAGAACCCTGCTAAATGATCAGTTCACAGGCCTCTTTTCATTTTAAGCCGGGCTGTGGAGCTGCATGGGTCTCACTCCTCCTATAGATTAGGTCCGAACCTTTGATCCATGAGATTACACGACTACTGGTTCTCAGTTCTCTGTTAGTTGATAGGATGTTATTCATGTGAAATTGATAGCTTTGAATAAATTGTAAATAGTTCTTTAACAAAATGAGAAAGCGAAGCATATTTCGATGCTTCGAAATTCCTTTTAGTATGAATGGAGGGGATTCTATGTTTAGGATTCTTTTTAtgtgaaagaaaaagagatggaGCTAGCGTGCAATAGTTTCTCTAATTCATTCCTACAATGAGTAAACACAAACATGCACGTGGTCGCACTCAAATTCTCATCCCCCGCCTATTTTTAAGCTTGCAAGGTACAAAGTAGAGTGGCTGCACATATATGTTTACATCTGTATGTCTCTCAACATGCAGGATGTGTTGAACTTAAGGAATGTGCTGAGTTTATACATATGTTTTGGCCTATTCTctaataaattttgtaaatgAAAGGGGCAGATACTGGAAATATCTTTGTTGTACTTTCTTTGGATTGGAAATGGAATATTGAAGTACAGGTTTTTGTTTAGTTGGAAGCCAATAAAGATGAAGACTTGATTTAACTGACGAGCTGACCAGAAAGAGGTCAAATTGATAGAGAAGTGTATTTGTATGGTTTGGAGTCAATTGGTGTTAATCAGGAAGAGTATAGAATGCggatttataaacattttaGTTTTGAATCCCTGTTTGAGCCGATAGTTCTTTTATGGTTACAGAAGGTTGGAAATTATTTAAGTAATTAATCACTCGGTTAAAAGAAACTATTTCCTGGGATCAAGTCTTGCATTGCAAAATTTGAAAATCGATGCAGTTCTATGCACAATAAGATTATTGGAATTCCTGCACCCATTTTTCTCTCAATACACTATAGAATTGCGCTTACCCTACAAATTTCCTCCTACAGTGTGTCTGAGAAATAGCACCCTTTACTTGAAAGGCTGAAATAACTTGAATTCTTTTTGCTTCCAGAAATTTAATCATGGAGACCTATGTTGGTTATTTCTGGTTATAATTTGCATAATATGGTGTCTGATTCGCACCACCTataatatttgtttgttttatgtgtGGTTATTTCACAACCCTAAACTGGTTAAATTCTCTGTGCAAACAAATAGTCTTTTGCTGGGTTTGACATTGTGTATGTGTTACTAGCTAAATCTATCATTCAATCGGACAATGAATGGTTCTTCTTTTCTCCACGAGGAAGAAAGTACCCACATGGTTCACAAAGTAGGAGGGCAACAGAATTTGGTTATTGGAAAGCCACAGGAAAGGAACGTAACGTAAAGTCAGGTTCTAATGTTGTTGGTACAAAGAGGACACTTGTGTTCCACGTAGGTCGTGCACCAAAAGGGGAAAGGACAGAATGGATTATGCACGAGTACTGCATGAATGATAAATCCCAGGTGACTTTTTTCATTATTAGTTCAATATATTTTGTTAGTTATTTGGTTTGAACTATCACCATATGTATATTCTTCTGGGAAACggaatattaaattaattaccgTTTCCTCACTCTATCTTCCAATATAATTGCTGTTTCCTTAGTAATACCTTATCAGAGGCTTCATATTCCTTCTAGTTTGTTATTTTAAAGTGAACGTTATCAGAAGTGAATATTTAGCCAGAGACATCCGACCTGCTTGATCATCTTGAATTGGTTCAAGATTATTTACTTGCTATGTGAGTTATATTGAAAATAGTTTCTGATTACATCTTCAGATTCACTTATGCATtccatgtgtatatatatatatatatatatatatatatatctgcaCTTTCTGGTTTCTTTTCTCTTACATATTCTGCTTGTTTTTATCTGCAGGATTCTATGGTTGTTTGCCGCCTTCGGAAGAACAGTGAGTTTCGTTTGAATGACACCACAAACCGAGGTTCTTCAAGTCGAAGTCCTTTACCAACTATGCACAAGGGTGAAAGCGCCGTCTCTGAAATTGGTAATGACCAAGGGGATAAGGCAGTTGAATGCTCTTCGAAAAAGTCTACTAGCAGTCATGATTCTCAGTCTATTGAGCAAATTGATTCTGCATCCGACACCTACCAAAAACTTGTAACAGATGCTACGCAGGCAGACTCTACTGGCCACCAGAAGGTGGGTTTGTTTTATCTtatccttctttctttttcttaatttttctgtCATCTTAGCTGAGATTAACTCTGCAGCACCACCTACAATGTTAGAATCTAACATACAGCGAGTATCATTTTACaggaaaaggagaaaaataaaaatatacaccATATAGCGGGTATCATGTTCCTCTATCTGGTCGGTGCAACTTTTTAGTGCATTCAATGAGCTTACCAATGGGTCCATACTAATAAATACGGCCAACGGCTAGTTTTGTGTCAGATGGTTGTTACAGAGGGAGTTGTGTTTCAGGTAGTTATGACAGCAACAAAGCCGCTAAATTAGTGTCTTCTAATCCCCGAACTgacataaaatattatttagtgGTTATGGGAAGGGATCTAAAGGGATGGCGGTGACCAGTGACCACCTCCAACAAGTGTTCAGTCGTTGTAGAATAAGTGATTAATCAAATGTCTTTATATAAGAAGTCTTCAGTCGTCTTAGGGTCCTGAACAATACTTTGTTGTTCTGTTTTTACCATACTTATTATTCTTTTGAGAAATTATCACGGGGTCCAAGTGTCCAAGAAGCCATGCATAACTGATGGTGGTTTTGAACTCTATTTCTATATGGTAGTCAATTGTGTGTCCAGCCCATGAATCTTGATCCTTTTCTATTTACAAATTGCAGGGTTCTGATGATGAAGACTTCTATGCGGA is a genomic window containing:
- the LOC137716263 gene encoding NAC domain-containing protein 89-like — encoded protein: MDAVSKDAQLSIAAFSMFPGFRFSPTDEELISYYLKNKLEGPAPGKTVEVISEVDICNFEPCDLPAKSIIQSDNEWFFFSPRGRKYPHGSQSRRATEFGYWKATGKERNVKSGSNVVGTKRTLVFHVGRAPKGERTEWIMHEYCMNDKSQDSMVVCRLRKNSEFRLNDTTNRGSSSRSPLPTMHKGESAVSEIGNDQGDKAVECSSKKSTSSHDSQSIEQIDSASDTYQKLVTDATQADSTGHQKGSDDEDFYAEILNDDIININLDESLVPAAHMMPVVANNSEAEHQSQQHMQDTLSQAVPFQGTSNRRIYLRKRKEKFRAESQPKALVNRMDDRHALIYVLFVFLVLLAVFVSNFCFPDVAGSVSAVLGKILASKKHHM